A part of Solicola gregarius genomic DNA contains:
- a CDS encoding (2Fe-2S)-binding protein, with product MARQCEIAVEVNGEQRPARVPARTSLADFLRDDLGLTGTHLGCEHGVCGACTVLLNGQPVRSCIMLAAQADGQAVTTIEGMSGPDGELTEVQDAFCRTHALQCGFCTPGMVLAVQALVDRNDQPSREEIDDAIGGNICRCTGYVQIREAVEQVVAGQAGKAALTADGAAR from the coding sequence ATGGCTCGCCAGTGTGAAATCGCCGTCGAGGTGAACGGTGAGCAGCGCCCCGCTCGTGTGCCCGCTCGTACGAGCCTCGCCGACTTCCTCCGAGACGACCTCGGGCTGACGGGCACCCATCTCGGGTGTGAGCACGGGGTATGCGGTGCGTGCACCGTGTTGTTGAATGGCCAGCCCGTTCGCTCCTGCATCATGCTCGCGGCTCAGGCCGACGGGCAGGCCGTCACCACCATCGAGGGTATGTCCGGGCCGGACGGTGAGCTCACCGAAGTGCAGGATGCGTTCTGTCGTACGCACGCGTTGCAATGCGGCTTCTGCACGCCCGGCATGGTGCTCGCGGTCCAGGCGCTCGTCGACCGGAACGACCAACCGTCGCGTGAGGAGATCGACGACGCCATCGGTGGCAACATCTGCCGCTGCACGGGCTACGTGCAGATCCGCGAGGCCGTGGAGCAGGTGGTCGCGGGCCAGGCCGGAAAAGCCGCACTCACGGCGGACGGTGCTGCCCGATGA
- a CDS encoding MFS transporter: protein MAMGVGPLTHYALAALGPFVVDDLDLSVGQYGQLWLVVFAAASVATTAGGWLADRMGLRGLFIATFAVSGLATIGAASAAGFLVLIVALVLSGVAQALANPATNRYLLERVDPRRRGSILGIKQSGVQASQLMAGLLLPPLAMWWGWRNALAVCCAVAIVGILATVPATGGPGPRRSATSSGSIRHGPEVAWLFVYAFAAGAVAQATNVYLPLFAHVELDLSASTAGLVVAVLGGVGVVARFLWGRGVQDVRDLRTPMSWLSVITVIALVGIMLTEQVGAWLVWPAAGLFGFSALAANVLVMVAVLNVTPADSIGRATGRVSLGLFLGFMCGPPSAGLVVERLGYPAMWMMLMAIGGFATVIPLAWRTRTPHLVAAA from the coding sequence ATGGCCATGGGTGTCGGCCCCTTGACGCACTACGCTCTCGCGGCGCTAGGGCCGTTCGTCGTAGACGACCTCGATCTCTCGGTCGGACAGTACGGTCAGCTGTGGTTGGTCGTGTTCGCGGCGGCGAGCGTGGCAACCACCGCCGGCGGTTGGCTTGCCGACCGGATGGGCCTCCGTGGTCTGTTCATCGCGACCTTCGCGGTGTCGGGGCTCGCAACCATAGGCGCGGCGTCGGCTGCTGGGTTTTTGGTCTTGATAGTGGCGCTCGTGCTGTCGGGAGTCGCGCAAGCACTGGCCAACCCGGCGACGAACCGCTACCTGCTCGAGCGGGTGGACCCACGTCGACGCGGGTCGATCTTGGGCATCAAGCAGTCCGGCGTGCAGGCGAGTCAGCTGATGGCGGGACTCCTGCTTCCCCCACTCGCAATGTGGTGGGGATGGCGGAACGCCCTTGCCGTGTGCTGTGCCGTCGCCATCGTCGGAATACTTGCAACCGTCCCGGCGACTGGCGGACCTGGGCCTCGTCGTAGCGCAACATCGTCAGGGTCGATAAGGCATGGCCCGGAGGTCGCGTGGCTGTTCGTCTACGCCTTCGCGGCCGGTGCCGTCGCCCAGGCGACGAACGTCTACCTTCCCTTGTTCGCGCACGTGGAGCTCGACCTGTCTGCATCGACGGCCGGGCTGGTTGTCGCCGTTCTCGGTGGCGTCGGCGTGGTCGCGAGATTCCTGTGGGGGAGGGGCGTACAGGATGTTCGCGACCTTCGTACGCCCATGAGCTGGCTGTCTGTGATCACGGTCATCGCGCTCGTCGGGATCATGCTCACTGAGCAGGTCGGTGCCTGGTTGGTCTGGCCGGCCGCCGGGCTCTTCGGCTTCAGTGCCCTTGCCGCCAATGTCCTCGTGATGGTCGCCGTCCTCAACGTCACTCCCGCCGACTCGATCGGGCGCGCCACGGGCCGGGTGTCGCTCGGCCTGTTCTTGGGCTTCATGTGCGGCCCGCCCTCAGCAGGGCTCGTCGTTGAACGTCTCGGCTACCCGGCCATGTGGATGATGCTGATGGCGATCGGTGGCTTCGCAACCGTCATCCCCCTGGCATGGAGGACGAGGACCCCGCACCTGGTCGCTGCTGCTTAA
- a CDS encoding NIPSNAP family protein codes for MIYELREYVANDGAETQVHDRFRDATLPLFERHGLNVVGFWTDEADPTRILYLLSFTDSDAQASAWQGFQQDEEWKSAKADSEKNGPIVASMTSRNLQPVSYWTADDQKAAR; via the coding sequence ATGATCTACGAACTTCGTGAGTACGTCGCCAACGACGGCGCAGAGACCCAGGTACACGATCGGTTCCGCGACGCCACGCTGCCGTTGTTCGAGCGGCATGGGCTGAACGTCGTCGGATTCTGGACCGATGAGGCCGACCCGACGCGGATCCTGTACCTGCTCAGCTTCACCGACAGCGACGCGCAGGCGTCAGCCTGGCAAGGCTTTCAGCAGGACGAGGAGTGGAAGTCGGCGAAGGCCGACTCGGAGAAGAACGGCCCGATCGTCGCATCGATGACGAGCCGCAACCTCCAGCCCGTCTCGTACTGGACGGCCGATGATCAGAAGGCAGCACGATGA
- a CDS encoding FAD-binding oxidoreductase gives MEDQLRPHGLTLRHFPQSFQFSTLGGWLATRAGGHYATLYTHIDDLTESLRVVTPSGVSESRRLPGSGAGPSHDRFFLGSEGSLGIITEAWMRLQDRPTYGLTTSVELDSFAQAVEATRALAQSGLYPTNCRLLDPAEAYLNAGISTSGGVLVVAFESADHPVEAWMNRALELVADHGGRAGETKDRSASATERDAAGSWRSSFLRMPYQLDAMAQRSMVVETFETACTWDRFEAFHNAVRTAAQRAVEAVCGIGLVTCRFTHVYPDGPAPYYGVYAPGRWDGLLSQWDEIKAAVSAAIIDSGCTITHHHAIARDHRPWYEQQRSDAFGRVLRAAKDGLDPAGVMNPGVLMS, from the coding sequence TTGGAGGATCAGCTTCGCCCACATGGCTTGACGTTGCGGCACTTCCCGCAGTCGTTCCAGTTCTCGACACTCGGCGGTTGGCTGGCCACGCGCGCGGGCGGGCATTACGCGACGCTGTACACCCACATCGACGATCTCACCGAGTCGCTGCGTGTGGTCACGCCGTCGGGGGTGAGCGAGTCGCGACGGCTGCCGGGGTCAGGTGCTGGTCCGTCGCACGATCGCTTCTTCCTCGGCTCCGAGGGCAGTCTCGGCATCATCACCGAGGCGTGGATGCGGCTGCAGGACCGGCCGACGTACGGACTGACGACGTCGGTCGAGCTCGACTCCTTCGCGCAGGCGGTCGAGGCGACGCGTGCGCTCGCGCAGTCTGGGCTCTACCCGACCAATTGCCGTCTGCTGGATCCGGCGGAGGCGTACCTGAACGCCGGCATCTCGACGAGCGGAGGAGTGCTGGTGGTCGCGTTCGAGTCGGCCGACCATCCGGTCGAGGCGTGGATGAACCGTGCGCTCGAGCTGGTCGCCGACCACGGCGGACGCGCAGGGGAGACCAAGGACCGTTCGGCCTCGGCGACGGAGCGGGACGCCGCCGGTTCGTGGCGGTCGTCGTTTCTGCGGATGCCGTACCAGCTTGATGCCATGGCCCAGCGTTCGATGGTGGTGGAGACGTTCGAAACCGCGTGCACATGGGACCGATTCGAAGCCTTCCATAACGCGGTCCGTACGGCGGCACAGCGGGCGGTCGAGGCGGTCTGCGGTATCGGCCTCGTGACGTGTCGGTTCACGCACGTCTATCCCGACGGCCCCGCGCCGTACTACGGCGTGTACGCACCCGGACGCTGGGACGGTCTGCTCTCACAGTGGGACGAGATCAAGGCGGCGGTCTCCGCCGCGATCATCGACAGCGGCTGCACGATCACCCATCACCACGCCATCGCCCGCGACCACCGCCCGTGGTACGAACAGCAACGCAGCGACGCGTTCGGCCGCGTACTCCGCGCCGCCAAGGACGGGCTCGACCCGGCGGGCGTGATGAACCCCGGCGTTCTGATGTCCTGA
- a CDS encoding Fic family protein encodes MALAELGQSEDVRGIGEQARLVANNMTVVWRSTTELAEVETVSVDQIVDLHRALLPDQLRHHGLRSVQNWIGGSDWSPVGADFVPPAPSRVSALMSDLVDYLNGSAHSPLIQAAIVHAQFETIHPFTDGNGRVGRALIHTVLTRRGMTEQAVLPISLVLATLRTAYVEGLGAYRHDGPAGGSEANSALHAWLDSFIEASAVAAEQSRRLMQQISDLRSVWEERLRAHRTSAGLRETPRSDSAVARLLAELPEAPVLTATTLGRILGVSFPAANAALDELRQAGILHGKSIERGTRAYVAGEVLDLVTFAERQLASTKFDTQASPPQRAVPARTQE; translated from the coding sequence GTGGCGCTCGCCGAGTTGGGGCAGTCCGAGGATGTTCGCGGCATTGGGGAGCAGGCCAGACTCGTTGCCAACAACATGACGGTCGTGTGGAGGTCGACGACAGAGCTCGCCGAAGTCGAGACAGTGAGCGTCGATCAGATCGTCGACCTTCACCGAGCCTTGCTCCCCGATCAACTACGGCACCATGGCTTACGGTCGGTGCAGAACTGGATCGGTGGCTCGGACTGGAGTCCGGTCGGAGCGGATTTCGTACCGCCCGCGCCGAGCAGAGTGAGCGCGTTGATGTCCGATCTCGTCGACTACCTGAACGGCTCGGCACACTCACCGCTGATCCAAGCGGCCATTGTGCATGCGCAGTTCGAGACGATCCATCCATTCACGGACGGAAACGGCCGAGTCGGCCGCGCACTCATCCATACCGTGCTGACAAGGCGCGGGATGACTGAGCAGGCAGTGCTTCCGATCAGTCTCGTCCTCGCAACCCTGCGTACGGCCTATGTGGAAGGGCTCGGGGCCTATCGCCACGACGGGCCGGCAGGCGGCTCGGAAGCCAACTCCGCACTTCATGCGTGGCTCGACTCGTTCATCGAGGCATCTGCGGTCGCAGCAGAGCAGTCACGGCGTCTGATGCAGCAGATCAGCGACTTGCGCTCGGTTTGGGAGGAACGCCTCCGTGCGCACCGAACGTCGGCAGGTCTGCGTGAAACGCCACGGTCGGATTCAGCGGTGGCGAGGCTGCTCGCTGAGCTACCGGAAGCGCCCGTCCTGACGGCGACGACGCTGGGACGGATTCTCGGTGTTTCTTTTCCGGCTGCCAACGCCGCCCTCGATGAGCTACGCCAGGCAGGGATATTGCATGGCAAGTCGATTGAACGTGGTACTCGGGCGTACGTGGCAGGCGAGGTGCTGGATCTCGTGACGTTCGCGGAGCGACAACTCGCGAGCACGAAGTTCGACACGCAAGCCTCTCCGCCGCAGCGCGCCGTGCCTGCTCGTACGCAGGAGTGA
- a CDS encoding FAD-binding oxidoreductase encodes MSRSWWGWGDVDEAVEAAEAAALVERVAALVPEHDFTMHEPPSPESLDIPGPRVRPPAALAELCSDAPADRAGHAHGKAFRDVVRNLRGDLQYVPDWVARPRTEADVVALLDWCSDAGIAVVPYGGGSSVVGESRHGSMVRSSRSTWSVSTGSSRSTVRAGRRGSSRVCTARAWRISFAHMA; translated from the coding sequence ATGAGTCGTTCATGGTGGGGTTGGGGTGACGTCGATGAGGCCGTCGAAGCGGCCGAAGCGGCCGCTTTGGTGGAGCGCGTCGCGGCGCTGGTACCCGAGCACGACTTCACGATGCATGAGCCGCCGAGCCCGGAGTCGCTCGACATCCCGGGGCCGCGCGTACGCCCGCCCGCCGCGCTGGCCGAGCTATGCTCCGATGCGCCCGCGGATCGGGCTGGTCACGCGCACGGCAAGGCGTTTCGCGACGTCGTACGCAACCTGCGCGGCGATCTGCAGTACGTACCCGATTGGGTCGCGCGGCCGCGTACGGAGGCCGACGTCGTCGCCTTGCTCGACTGGTGCTCCGACGCGGGCATCGCGGTCGTCCCGTACGGCGGCGGCAGCTCGGTGGTCGGGGAGTCGAGGCACGGGTCGATGGTCCGGTCGTCACGATCGACCTGGAGCGTCTCGACCGGGTCGTCGAGATCGACCGTACGAGCAGGGCGGCGCGGATCCAGCCGGGTGTGTACGGCCCGAGCTTGGAGGATCAGCTTCGCCCACATGGCTTGA
- a CDS encoding ABC transporter substrate-binding protein — translation MHRSEDIVPRNPLSNIARLQFRKHRAPAVVGALALVSAVSLTACSGSDATEVKVVAFQAPSLGAFLPAVIEDQKLDEDNDINMTFTYATPDNYNTEFGAGHYDVGASAALLSEGLRTERDSDVTYLFNLFDFYGTVVTQESDIKALPDLDGRTLAAATGTTNFAMFQWFAEKEGLSLDNVETQNQTTAGLSTMAQTGRTDATQLWEPAYSTLVEKNSDIETIDLDAAKWNAEFGTDEIPYLGVAAQSDWADDHPDEVQAMYDTYKAAADWTMENPEDAAEIIAAEIPGGDAGVIQDLIENNDERLRMNVVPASDVSAGIASVFKAGQETGYLTKTPPDSVIYDGLK, via the coding sequence ATGCACAGAAGTGAGGACATCGTGCCCCGCAACCCACTCAGCAACATCGCCCGGCTCCAGTTTCGCAAGCATCGTGCCCCCGCCGTCGTGGGCGCGCTTGCGCTCGTGTCGGCGGTGAGCCTGACCGCCTGCTCTGGATCGGACGCGACCGAGGTCAAGGTCGTCGCCTTCCAGGCGCCGTCTCTCGGCGCATTCCTGCCCGCCGTCATCGAGGATCAGAAGCTCGATGAGGACAACGACATCAACATGACCTTCACGTACGCGACGCCGGACAACTACAACACGGAGTTCGGCGCCGGACACTACGACGTCGGCGCGAGCGCGGCGCTGCTCTCGGAAGGTCTTCGTACGGAACGCGACTCGGACGTGACGTACCTGTTCAACCTGTTCGACTTCTACGGGACGGTCGTCACCCAGGAGTCCGACATCAAGGCGCTGCCCGACCTCGACGGCAGGACCCTCGCCGCCGCGACGGGTACGACGAACTTCGCGATGTTCCAGTGGTTCGCGGAGAAGGAGGGGCTGTCCCTCGACAATGTCGAGACGCAGAACCAGACGACCGCGGGACTGTCGACGATGGCGCAGACCGGGCGTACCGACGCGACCCAACTATGGGAGCCCGCGTACTCGACGCTCGTGGAGAAGAACTCCGACATCGAGACGATCGATCTAGACGCCGCGAAGTGGAATGCCGAGTTCGGAACCGACGAGATCCCCTACCTCGGGGTGGCGGCACAGTCTGACTGGGCCGACGATCATCCCGATGAGGTCCAGGCGATGTACGACACGTACAAGGCCGCGGCCGACTGGACGATGGAGAACCCGGAGGACGCGGCGGAGATCATCGCCGCCGAGATCCCCGGAGGGGATGCCGGCGTGATCCAGGACCTGATCGAGAACAACGATGAACGGCTGCGGATGAACGTCGTGCCTGCAAGCGACGTCTCTGCCGGCATCGCATCGGTGTTCAAGGCCGGGCAGGAGACCGGCTATCTGACGAAGACGCCGCCAGACTCGGTCATCTACGACGGCTTGAAGTGA
- a CDS encoding amidohydrolase family protein: MTDSSTYASDAVIDVHAHLVPIDVLTAIAGGDTRFPNIEVTPHEATYRVAFNGGAPTRPIAPGLSDPVRRTAWLDEHGIDVQVVGGWLDIFGYQLPSDEGTEWSSVLTDGLRTAAARDERLVVLGTVPLQAPNQAAELLRLHHKAGLPGVMVATRAAGRDLDDPAFTPFWEAADETGAVISLHPGFGGAGERYNDFGLVNGLARLEDTTVTLARLLYAGIPARYANARILVAHAGAALPYVLGRLVQNHAVNPDSTADPLESFSRLYFDSVVFDSDALRFLLGKVGAQKVLLGSDYPFPIGDLKPRNVIEAAELDAEARVQVEGGNARELFLRARR, encoded by the coding sequence GTGACTGACTCTTCTACGTACGCAAGCGATGCTGTCATCGACGTGCACGCCCACCTGGTGCCGATCGACGTGCTCACCGCTATCGCCGGAGGCGACACCCGCTTCCCGAACATCGAGGTGACGCCGCACGAGGCCACGTACCGGGTGGCGTTCAACGGTGGGGCACCGACACGTCCCATCGCGCCAGGGCTTTCGGATCCTGTCCGTCGCACCGCCTGGCTCGACGAGCACGGCATCGACGTGCAGGTCGTCGGCGGGTGGCTCGATATCTTCGGCTACCAGCTTCCCAGCGACGAGGGTACGGAGTGGTCCTCGGTTCTGACCGACGGCCTGCGTACAGCAGCGGCACGTGATGAGCGGCTCGTCGTACTCGGGACCGTGCCGCTGCAGGCACCGAACCAGGCCGCCGAGCTGCTTCGCCTGCACCACAAGGCAGGGCTGCCCGGCGTCATGGTGGCGACGCGTGCTGCGGGACGCGACCTCGACGACCCGGCGTTCACGCCGTTCTGGGAAGCCGCCGACGAGACCGGGGCGGTCATCTCCTTGCACCCCGGTTTCGGTGGTGCGGGGGAGCGGTACAACGACTTCGGCCTCGTCAACGGCTTGGCGCGTCTCGAGGACACCACCGTGACCCTCGCTCGACTCCTGTACGCGGGAATCCCGGCTCGGTACGCGAACGCGAGGATCCTGGTGGCACATGCCGGTGCGGCACTTCCGTACGTACTCGGCCGGCTGGTGCAGAACCACGCCGTCAATCCGGACTCGACCGCGGATCCGTTGGAGTCGTTCTCCCGACTCTACTTCGACTCGGTGGTCTTCGACTCCGATGCGCTGCGTTTCCTGCTCGGCAAGGTCGGCGCGCAGAAGGTGCTCCTCGGTTCCGACTACCCGTTCCCGATCGGCGATCTCAAGCCCCGCAACGTGATCGAGGCCGCGGAGTTGGATGCAGAGGCCCGCGTACAGGTCGAAGGCGGGAACGCGCGGGAGCTTTTCCTAAGGGCGCGCCGATGA
- a CDS encoding FAD binding domain-containing protein, producing the protein MKPVDFDLHQPTTVAEATALLAKYGDESKVLAGGQSLIPLLNFRLARPEHLIDLGRIASLTTVHRTADELSIGAMVTYDRAHQSTAVREAAPLLAEALPHIAHRAIRARGTVGGSVAHADPAAEMPAVTRALDAVLVVAGPQGRREIDASEFFLANLVTVLRDDELLVEIRLKPAPARTGAAFDEVARRRGDFALVGAGAQITLAADGTVEQARICITGVERTPHRATEAESLLVGSRPDVRTIEAAAARAQAGVEPTGDLHATADYRRDVAGALVERVVTEALDRAAQTMSPSLQEKSA; encoded by the coding sequence ATGAAGCCCGTCGACTTCGACTTGCACCAGCCGACGACCGTGGCGGAGGCTACAGCTCTGCTTGCGAAGTACGGCGACGAGAGCAAGGTGCTGGCCGGGGGCCAGAGCCTGATCCCACTGCTCAACTTCCGACTTGCGCGACCCGAGCACCTGATCGACCTCGGCCGGATCGCATCCCTGACGACGGTGCATCGCACCGCCGATGAACTGTCGATCGGAGCGATGGTCACGTACGACCGTGCGCATCAGTCGACGGCCGTACGCGAGGCAGCGCCCTTGCTGGCCGAGGCTCTGCCGCACATCGCCCATCGTGCGATCCGGGCGAGGGGCACGGTGGGCGGCAGTGTGGCGCACGCGGATCCCGCTGCCGAGATGCCGGCGGTGACCCGGGCACTCGATGCTGTGCTCGTCGTCGCCGGACCACAGGGGCGGCGTGAGATCGACGCCTCTGAGTTCTTCCTCGCCAACCTGGTCACGGTTCTCCGCGATGACGAGTTGCTGGTGGAGATCCGCCTGAAGCCTGCTCCCGCTCGTACCGGTGCCGCGTTCGATGAGGTCGCCCGTCGCCGCGGCGACTTCGCCCTCGTGGGCGCGGGCGCGCAGATCACGCTCGCAGCCGACGGAACCGTCGAGCAGGCACGCATCTGCATCACCGGCGTCGAACGTACGCCGCACCGTGCGACAGAGGCCGAGTCACTGCTCGTCGGCTCGCGTCCCGACGTACGCACGATCGAGGCCGCGGCGGCCCGCGCCCAGGCCGGCGTCGAGCCGACGGGCGACCTGCACGCCACCGCCGACTATCGGCGCGATGTCGCCGGCGCTCTCGTCGAGCGAGTCGTGACCGAGGCGCTCGACCGCGCCGCCCAGACCATGTCCCCATCGCTTCAGGAGAAGTCCGCATGA
- a CDS encoding SRPBCC family protein codes for MIELHHQFRVSLPVEDTWDLLLDLPKVAQCLPGASLNDVVEGEYRGGLSTRIGPISAKYRGVASFSERDEIGRRAVIEARGSEEKGSGSASALITASLKPEGAQTLVDVSTELAISGRAAQFGRSLLSEVSDSLVKEFVNRLEAMIEQGASGAGEPLASVGQQPIRASQAPTTDMGSGEQLDVMRTVALPLLRRAAAPAALALATGVVGVLIGRRSRGGRGSRIGRIPVTYVLPYPTERSTPIGG; via the coding sequence ATGATCGAACTCCACCACCAGTTCCGCGTCTCGTTGCCGGTCGAGGACACCTGGGACCTCCTGCTCGATCTGCCGAAGGTCGCACAGTGCTTGCCGGGCGCGAGCCTCAACGATGTGGTCGAGGGCGAGTACCGCGGCGGCTTGTCGACGCGGATCGGCCCGATCAGTGCCAAGTACCGCGGCGTCGCCTCGTTCAGCGAACGCGACGAGATTGGCCGCCGCGCCGTGATCGAGGCCAGGGGAAGCGAAGAGAAGGGCAGCGGCTCTGCCAGTGCTCTGATCACGGCCTCCCTCAAGCCCGAAGGCGCGCAGACACTGGTCGACGTGTCGACCGAGCTGGCGATCAGCGGCCGTGCGGCGCAGTTCGGCCGAAGCCTGCTCAGTGAGGTGAGCGACTCCCTCGTCAAGGAGTTCGTCAATCGCCTGGAGGCGATGATCGAGCAGGGTGCGAGCGGTGCTGGGGAGCCGCTGGCTTCTGTTGGCCAGCAGCCGATCCGGGCTTCGCAGGCTCCCACGACTGACATGGGGTCGGGCGAGCAGCTCGACGTCATGCGCACGGTCGCGTTGCCGCTCCTGCGCCGTGCCGCTGCGCCGGCGGCTCTGGCGCTCGCCACTGGCGTCGTCGGCGTACTCATCGGCCGGCGCAGTCGAGGCGGACGTGGGAGCCGCATCGGCCGGATCCCAGTGACCTACGTACTGCCGTATCCGACGGAACGGTCAACACCAATCGGGGGCTGA
- a CDS encoding xanthine dehydrogenase family protein molybdopterin-binding subunit — protein MTAPTDTPSEPADHVYLSKPARVREDRRFVTGNGRYVADITPPETVHVGLVTSPFPHARIVSIDVEQALELPGVVTVLTGAELAKSTEALRQYLDVPEVQWRPLAVESTRYAGEWVAAVVATSRAVAEDGAELVDVDYEPLPFILDPERAAQPDAPLVHPTHGTNVMAKREFAWGPVDENRARAASSVSVRTRWNRNSTVPLETFGVVASWDPHREVLDVWASIQMPQFPDQLADALRIPTNQVRVHFDVDVGGSYGVKRGIKHGVLAGFLARKLGVPVKLIEDRSENMHGGDFHGPDRVFEVELAYTDEGEFTHIRLDVLDDEGAYPGRSPLQLAKPIGAIVGPYSITSAEYNATAVTTNKTGQVAVRGFGQSPTNYAIEAAVDAVARELSMDRMELRRRNFIRADEFPYRIPSGTEYDSGDYDAVLDRAIEISELPALAEERDSLRASGRLAGIGVAACLEPGGGNAIFENIMNPKNDKSTFPEACRIRVDGAGAVTAIISISSAGQAHETMVSTLVAEELGVPPEQIAVVRADSLSGFPSQSPVGSRMTIVLGRAINGAATELKDKLCEIGARALDLERSDVEYRDRSVVAVADPDRSLGWDDLVAIAHRKQHLMPPGVQPGLEVVHVAHTPRSGTLTAPDGTVQLYPCYSFEVHVVLAEIDPRTAKVELLRYFIAHDCGTVVNPDVVRGMVYGGTAHGIGVALYEQFAFNDDGQPLTQSFMDYLLPSAHEVPDIVDAEQCTPSPFTSHGQKGVGEAGYMGAPAAVAGAVNDALTAHGAAPIHSLPIKPSDIWTVLQPVRHDSKDRS, from the coding sequence ATGACCGCCCCCACCGATACTCCGAGCGAGCCGGCCGACCACGTGTACCTGTCGAAACCGGCTCGAGTGCGAGAGGATCGCCGGTTCGTCACGGGCAACGGCCGGTACGTCGCGGACATCACGCCGCCGGAGACCGTGCACGTCGGCCTTGTGACGAGCCCGTTCCCGCACGCGCGCATCGTCAGCATCGATGTCGAGCAGGCATTGGAGCTTCCTGGCGTGGTGACGGTTCTGACCGGCGCCGAGCTGGCGAAGTCGACCGAGGCGCTGCGCCAGTACCTCGACGTACCCGAGGTCCAGTGGCGGCCGCTGGCCGTCGAGTCGACGCGATACGCAGGGGAGTGGGTTGCCGCGGTCGTTGCGACGTCGCGGGCTGTCGCGGAGGACGGTGCCGAGCTCGTCGACGTCGACTACGAGCCGCTTCCATTCATCCTCGACCCCGAGCGTGCCGCGCAACCAGACGCGCCACTCGTCCACCCGACCCATGGCACCAATGTCATGGCGAAGCGCGAGTTCGCGTGGGGGCCGGTCGACGAGAACCGCGCGCGTGCCGCATCGTCGGTTTCGGTACGTACGCGATGGAACCGCAACTCGACCGTGCCGCTGGAAACCTTCGGTGTTGTTGCGTCATGGGACCCGCATCGCGAGGTCCTGGACGTGTGGGCGTCGATCCAGATGCCGCAGTTCCCCGACCAGCTGGCCGATGCGCTCCGGATCCCGACGAATCAGGTACGGGTGCATTTCGACGTCGACGTCGGGGGCAGCTACGGAGTCAAGCGTGGCATCAAACACGGTGTGCTCGCTGGCTTCCTTGCGCGCAAGCTCGGCGTGCCGGTGAAGCTGATCGAGGACCGCAGCGAGAACATGCACGGCGGTGACTTCCACGGCCCCGATCGGGTGTTCGAGGTCGAGCTCGCGTACACCGACGAGGGGGAGTTCACCCACATCCGGCTCGACGTACTCGATGACGAGGGTGCGTACCCGGGTCGTTCGCCGCTGCAGCTGGCCAAGCCGATCGGCGCGATCGTCGGGCCGTACAGCATCACCAGCGCGGAGTACAACGCGACTGCCGTCACCACCAACAAGACCGGCCAGGTGGCGGTGCGCGGGTTCGGCCAGTCGCCGACCAACTATGCGATCGAGGCCGCTGTCGATGCCGTGGCACGTGAGCTGAGCATGGACCGGATGGAGCTGCGGCGCCGCAACTTCATCCGGGCCGACGAGTTCCCGTACCGCATCCCCAGCGGGACCGAGTACGACTCGGGCGACTACGACGCTGTCCTCGACCGTGCCATCGAGATCTCGGAGCTCCCCGCCCTGGCCGAGGAGCGCGACTCACTGCGTGCGAGCGGACGCCTCGCCGGAATCGGCGTTGCCGCATGTCTCGAGCCGGGCGGTGGCAACGCGATCTTCGAGAACATCATGAACCCGAAGAACGACAAGTCCACGTTCCCTGAAGCTTGTCGGATCCGTGTCGACGGAGCGGGCGCGGTCACGGCGATCATCTCGATCTCGTCGGCCGGTCAGGCGCACGAGACGATGGTTTCCACCCTCGTGGCCGAGGAGCTCGGCGTACCGCCGGAGCAGATCGCGGTCGTACGCGCCGACTCGTTGTCCGGCTTCCCTTCGCAGAGTCCGGTCGGCAGTCGCATGACGATCGTGCTGGGCCGCGCCATCAACGGTGCGGCGACCGAGCTCAAGGACAAGCTGTGCGAGATCGGTGCACGCGCACTCGATCTCGAGCGATCCGACGTCGAGTACCGCGATCGATCGGTGGTTGCTGTCGCTGACCCGGATCGCTCGCTCGGCTGGGATGACCTGGTAGCGATCGCCCATCGCAAACAGCACCTGATGCCACCCGGCGTTCAGCCCGGGCTCGAGGTCGTCCATGTCGCACACACGCCGCGGTCCGGCACGCTGACCGCGCCGGACGGCACGGTGCAGCTCTATCCCTGTTACTCGTTCGAGGTGCACGTCGTACTCGCGGAGATCGACCCGCGTACGGCGAAGGTGGAGTTGCTGCGCTACTTCATCGCCCACGACTGCGGCACGGTCGTCAACCCCGATGTCGTACGCGGAATGGTGTACGGAGGCACGGCGCACGGCATCGGCGTCGCGCTGTACGAGCAGTTTGCGTTCAATGACGACGGGCAGCCGCTCACGCAGTCCTTCATGGACTATCTGCTGCCCAGCGCACACGAGGTCCCCGACATCGTCGACGCCGAGCAGTGCACGCCGTCGCCGTTCACATCGCATGGGCAGAAGGGTGTCGGGGAGGCCGGCTACATGGGCGCTCCGGCGGCAGTGGCCGGAGCGGTCAACGATGCGCTCACCGCTCATGGAGCTGCGCCGATCCACTCACTGCCCATCAAGCCAAGCGACATCTGGACCGTACTTCAGCCGGTCCGACACGACTCGAAGGACCGCTCGTGA